Proteins encoded within one genomic window of Raphanus sativus cultivar WK10039 unplaced genomic scaffold, ASM80110v3 Scaffold0033, whole genome shotgun sequence:
- the LOC130500778 gene encoding DNA-directed RNA polymerases II, IV and V subunit 11, with product MNAPDRYERFVVPEGTKKVSYERDTKIINAASFTIEREDHTIGNIVRMQLHSDENVLFAGYQLPHPLKYKIIVRIHTTSQSSPMQAYNQAINDLDKELDFLKSQFEAEVARFSSPY from the exons ATGAATGCACCGGACCGATACGAGCGATTCGTTGTTCCTGAAGGCACCAAAAA GGTTTCTTATGAGAGGGACACGAAGATCATCAACGCTGCTTCCTTCACGATTGAGAGAGAAGATCATACCATTGGAAACATCGTCCGCAT GCAACTTCACAGCGACGAGAATGTTTTGTTTGCTGGGTACCAACTTCCTCATCCTCTCAAGTACAAAATCATAGTCAGG aTTCACACCACAAGCCAGTCATCCCCGATGCAAGCGTACAATCAGGCTATCAATGACCTTGACAAGGAGCTTGACTTTCTCAAGAGCCAATTTGAG GCAGAGGTGGCGAGGTTTTCGAGTCCCTACTAA
- the LOC108853536 gene encoding uncharacterized protein LOC108853536 produces the protein MLQLFFTIAFSAAPLTLYIPPIRCLTVFVETMEEMGMEGRVYSRRVFPRARIAWSRLLDCFFSSSPPPRRP, from the coding sequence atgtTACAGCTGTTTTTCACGATAGCATTTTCGGCGGCGCCGTTAACGCTGTACATACCGCCGATAAGATGTTTGACGGTGTTCGTTGAGACGATGGAGGAGATGGGAATGGAAGGTAGGGTTTATAGCCGGAGAGTCTTTCCTCGTGCAAGAATTGCTTGGTCTAGGCTTCTTGattgcttcttctcctcttctcctcctcctcgccGTCCTTGA
- the LOC108853535 gene encoding uncharacterized protein LOC108853535, whose product MEPAQIDWKRIDSRFVEDVFYEHLRAPKWFDFLSPNNLLQDSSIEDDDAWFCKPDCNHPKRPEDFLLTPNSSKTPGVVTEQNQRIRGDALSEDSENHNPNLATPPPPPSQQGNKSLKSTSVKKMNKETPKLKSTQSARNLFSGRDILGHISEFCYELKRLATRGVTEREDTTTVKETHHQVHDLDLKKERKPLLEVSKDKDKVLESTDAKGITFNKEIRRRKKRVDDAENIPVSINVESLETPKIKGEECRRKKQVVDAENIPPPTPLKLGNLKNKGHERLLQQIRTNPPSPQCFSDNRTTSLKALMTTKPTENEKETAKEEKRVLEVLWFLKPCSMAN is encoded by the exons ATGGAGCCTGCTCAGATCGACTGGAAGCGAATCGATTCACGTTTTGTGGAAGACGTCTTCTACGAACACCTCCGAGCTCCCAAATGGTTCGACTTCTTGTCCCCTAACAACCTTTTACAAGACTCCTCCATCGAAGACGACGACGCTTGGTTCTGCAAACCTG ACTGTAATCATCCCAAGAGACCTGAGGACTTCCTCCTAACCCCTAACTCCTCCAag ACTCCAGGAGTAGTAACAGAGCAGAATCAGAG GATAAGAGGAGATGCTTTATCAGAAGACAGTGAGAATCATAATCCAAACTTAGCcacgcctcctcctcctccaagcCAACAAGGAAATAAATCACTTAAATCAACTTCAGTCAAGAAGATGAATAAAGAGACACCGAAGCTAAAGAGCACACAATCAGCTAGGAATCTGTTTTCAGGGAGGGACATACTAGGACATATCTCAGAGTTCTGCTATGAGTTGAAGAGACTGGCCACAAGGGGGGTTACTGAGAGAGAAGATACTACTACTGTGAAGGAGACTCATCATCAAGTTCATGACTTGGAtttgaaaaaggaaagaaagccaTTGCTGGAAGTAAGCAAAGACAAAGATAAGGTCCTTGAATCGACCGATGCTAAAGGAATCACCTTTAATAAAGAGATCCGTAGAAGAAagaa GAGAGTGGATGATGCAGAGAATATTCCCGTCTCTATTAATGTGGAGAGTCTGGAGACTCCAAAGATCAAAGGAGAGGAATGTAGAAGAAAGAA GCAAGTGGTGGATGCAGAGAACATCCCTCCACCTACACCTCTAAAACTGGGGAATTTAAAGAACAAAGGACACGAGCGGTTACTGCAGCAGATCAGAACAAACCCACCATCTCCTCAATGCTTCTCAGACAACCGGACAACTTCTTTGAAGGCCTTGATGACCACCAAACCTACG GAAAATGAGAAAGAAAcagcaaaagaagagaagagggTCTTGGAAGTTCTCTGGTTCTTAAAGCCTTGCTCCATGGCCaactag
- the LOC108862938 gene encoding pyruvate dehydrogenase E1 component subunit alpha-3, chloroplastic-like encodes MATAFSATLPLHGSQENRLLLPPTRLAPPPPSSSFLGSTRSLPIRSLNHAHASRRSPVFAVQEVVKDKKKPTNSLLITKEEGLVLYEDMILGRSFEDMCAQMYYRGKMFGFVHLYNGQEAVSTGFIKLLTQSDSVVSTYRDHVHALSKGVSARAVMSELFGKVTGCCRGQGGSMHMFSKEHNVLGGFAFIGEGIPVATGAAFTSKYKREVLKQDCEDVTVAFFGDGTCNNGQFYECLNMAALYKLPIIFVVENNLWAIGMSHLRSTSDPEIWKKGPAFGMPGVHVDGMDVLKVREVAKEAVGRARRGEGPTLVECETYRFRGHSLADPDELRDAAEKAKYAARDPITALKKYLVENKLANEGELKSIEKKIDELVEEAVEFADASPQPGRSQLLENVFADPKGFGIGPDGRYRCEDPKFTEGTAQV; translated from the exons ATGGCGACGGCTTTCTCTGCCACCCTTCCTCTCCATGGATCTCAAGAGAATCGTCTCTTGCTTCCTCCCACCCGAttggctcctcctcctccttcttcttctttcctcgGATCCACCCGTTCTCTCCCCATTCGCAGCCTCAATCACGCTCACGCCTCCCGTCGATCTCCCGTCTTCGCAGTTCAGGAAGTTGTCAAGGACAAGAAGAAACCCACCAATTCCCTC TTGATAACAAAAGAGGAAGGATTAGTCTTGTACGAAGACATGATTCTCGGTCGTTCATTCGAGGACATGTGTGCTCAAATGTACTACCGTGGCAAGATGTTTGGCTTTGTCCACTTGTACAACGGCCAAGAAGCCGTCTCCACTGGCTTCATCAAGCTCCTCACTCAGTCCGATTCCGTCGTCAGCACTTACCGCGACCACGTCCACGCCCTCAGCAAAGGCGTCTCCGCTCGTGCCGTCATGAGCGAACTCTTCGGGAAAGTCACCGGTTGCTGCAGAGGCCAAGGTGGGTCCATGCACATGTTCTCTAAAGAACACAACGTGCTCGGTGGGTTCGCCTTCATAGGCGAAGGCATCCCTGTGGCCACCGGTGCTGCGTTCACTTCCAAGTACAAGAGGGAAGTCTTGAAACAGGACTGCGAAGACGTCACTGTTGCGTTTTTTGGAGATGGGACTTGTAACAACGGGCAGTTCTATGAGTGTCTCAACATGGCTGCGCTTTATAAGTTGCCTATTATCTTCGTTGTTGAGAATAACTTGTGGGCGATTGGGATGTCTCATTTGAGGTCGACTTCTGATCCCGAGATATGGAAGAAAGGACCTGCGTTTGGGATGCCTGGTGTTCATGTCGACGGTATGGATGTGCTGAAGGTGAGGGAAGTGGCTAAAGAGGCAGTGGGAAGAGCTAGAAGAGGTGAAGGTCCAACCTTGGTGGAGTGTGAGACTTACAGGTTCAGAGGACACTCCTTGGCTGATCCTGATGAGCTCCGTGATGCTG ctgagaaagccAAGTACGCGGCTAGAGACCCGATCACAGCGCTGAAGAAGTATCTGGTAGAGAACAAGCTTGCTAATGAAGGGGAGCTTAAGTCGATAGAGAAGAAGATAGACGAGTTGGTTGAGGAAGCGGTTGAGTTTGCAGACGCGAGTCCACAGCCTGGTCGGAGTCAGTTGCTAGAGAATGTGTTTGCTGATCCCAAAGGGTTTGGAATTGGACCTGATGGACGTTACAGATGCGAGGATCCCAAGTTTACTGAAGGCACTGCTCAAGTCTGA